One Bacteroidota bacterium DNA segment encodes these proteins:
- a CDS encoding NAD-dependent deacylase → MLELEKINEAAEIIRKARYAVAFTGAGISVESGIPPFRGENGLWNKHDPIFVEIEYFHKKPKQSWEKIKNVFYDMFNAAEPNMAHIVLSKMEKRGFLESIITQNIDNLHQKAGSKYVYEIHGTSRTLSCIECSTEYELNLIDLNFLPPTCYICKGILKPDIVFFNEKIPPFALKKSKEESLKADVLIIIGTNAEVLPAADIPVKAKENGATIIEINIQESHFTNTITDIFLQGKASEVMSKIGDHLYL, encoded by the coding sequence ATGCTTGAATTAGAAAAAATAAATGAAGCTGCCGAAATAATCCGAAAGGCCAGATATGCAGTTGCATTTACAGGGGCAGGAATTTCAGTAGAAAGCGGAATTCCTCCTTTTAGAGGCGAAAATGGTTTGTGGAACAAACACGATCCAATTTTTGTAGAAATAGAATATTTCCATAAAAAGCCAAAGCAGTCATGGGAGAAGATAAAAAATGTATTCTACGACATGTTTAATGCGGCAGAGCCAAATATGGCTCATATAGTACTTTCAAAAATGGAAAAGAGGGGCTTTTTGGAATCGATTATTACACAAAACATAGACAATCTCCATCAAAAAGCAGGTTCAAAATATGTTTATGAAATACATGGTACCAGCCGAACCCTTTCTTGCATAGAGTGTTCTACCGAATATGAATTGAATTTAATAGATTTGAATTTCCTGCCACCTACCTGTTATATTTGTAAAGGGATTCTTAAACCCGATATTGTTTTCTTCAATGAAAAAATTCCTCCCTTTGCTTTAAAAAAATCTAAAGAAGAAAGCCTTAAAGCAGACGTACTAATCATCATTGGAACCAATGCAGAGGTTTTGCCAGCTGCAGATATTCCTGTTAAAGCAAAAGAAAATGGGGCTACAATTATTGAAATCAACATTCAAGAATCACATTTTACAAACACCATTACCGACATCTTTCTGCAAGGAAAAGCTTCGGAAGTAATGTCGAAAATTGGAGATCATTTGTATTTATAA
- a CDS encoding adenylate kinase: MFNLILFGPPGSGKGTQSIKLAEKYMLKHVSTGDILRSEVKNQTVLGIKAKAIMNAGELVPDELLIEILHTVMENNKNAKGFIFDGFPRTTVQAKALDQLMVKMNVSINNVISLEVEDDEVVKRLLKRAEIEGRKDDNAETINNRLNVYKSQTAPLLDYYEKQNKLNKVVGEGSVEDIFKVICSKIS, from the coding sequence ATGTTTAATTTAATTCTTTTTGGGCCTCCTGGTTCCGGTAAAGGAACTCAGTCAATAAAATTAGCTGAAAAATACATGTTAAAACATGTATCAACAGGCGATATTCTTCGTAGTGAAGTAAAAAATCAAACCGTACTTGGAATCAAGGCTAAAGCAATCATGAATGCCGGAGAATTAGTTCCTGATGAATTGCTCATAGAAATTTTACATACCGTAATGGAAAATAATAAGAATGCAAAAGGATTTATATTTGACGGTTTTCCAAGAACGACTGTTCAGGCAAAAGCGCTTGATCAGTTAATGGTTAAGATGAATGTAAGCATTAACAATGTTATTTCACTTGAAGTTGAGGATGACGAAGTTGTAAAACGCTTGCTTAAAAGAGCTGAAATTGAAGGAAGAAAAGATGATAATGCCGAAACAATCAATAACCGTTTAAATGTTTACAAAAGCCAAACCGCTCCTTTGCTCGATTATTACGAAAAGCAAAACAAACTCAACAAGGTTGTTGGTGAAGGTTCGGTAGAAGATATTTTTAAAGTAATTTGCTCAAAAATTAGTTAA
- a CDS encoding DUF4271 domain-containing protein, protein MNSDSIQNPFRYSELIQNILVPQQADSLTIISNSILSNSDNTTFIGQFITENDIVTYIPTDYSKTMFPEWITYLILGGFILIAMLNFLHRKKLVQFFNATFSSSQANLVIREGNPFRKQITLILTLVYIIAVPLLFYSFIVFYVGSDDQNDNGIIFYLGLVLLFLGLFLYKVIFIQVTANIFQTEKASYELLVNILIFNLIIGIMILPIIALYIYTQLDILLYISLGIYFIGLLLRQFRQLMVGLSRSIFSVLHLFLYLCTLELIPVVIISKIILNYYK, encoded by the coding sequence ATGAACTCCGATTCTATTCAAAATCCATTTAGGTATTCTGAGCTAATACAGAACATCTTAGTACCACAACAAGCTGATTCATTAACCATTATATCAAACAGTATTCTTTCAAATTCTGATAATACAACTTTCATTGGGCAATTTATTACTGAGAATGATATTGTTACTTATATCCCAACAGATTACTCAAAGACCATGTTTCCAGAGTGGATAACATATCTGATTCTAGGAGGGTTTATTCTGATTGCCATGCTTAATTTTTTACATAGAAAAAAACTGGTGCAATTTTTTAATGCAACGTTTTCAAGCAGCCAGGCTAATCTTGTAATAAGAGAAGGAAACCCATTTCGCAAACAAATTACTTTGATTTTAACATTGGTCTACATTATAGCAGTGCCGCTGCTCTTTTATTCGTTTATTGTATTTTATGTTGGGTCAGATGATCAGAATGATAACGGAATTATTTTTTATTTAGGATTAGTACTCCTATTTTTAGGTTTGTTCCTATACAAGGTAATATTTATACAGGTTACAGCCAATATATTTCAAACCGAAAAGGCTTCCTATGAGTTATTGGTTAACATCCTAATATTCAATTTGATAATTGGAATCATGATTTTGCCCATCATTGCCTTATATATTTATACCCAACTAGATATATTATTATACATCTCCCTTGGCATCTATTTTATTGGACTATTATTACGACAATTCCGACAGTTGATGGTTGGATTGTCGAGATCAATTTTTTCGGTTCTGCATTTATTTTTATATCTTTGCACGCTGGAATTAATACCTGTGGTAATTATCAGTAAAATAATACTGAATTATTACAAGTGA